TTCACTTTTCCAATGAAATACATGAGTCTGCAATGCATGTATGACGTAAACGTAAATTAACATTGATTACAGGTGATCTGTTTAGTGTGCATTAATTAAAGATTAGAAGTATGTGACATataccattattattataatttgttaATATGAAAGTGCGCCTAACGTTTAAAATTGAAAGAATTTAGTAGTTTGAATGCATGGAACTTTTAAATaccatttaaataatgtttcacatcacatgacctttttattaattaatttattttcagattaTAACTCAGTacatgctgcagctgctgaactCTCCATTTTTAAGGCCAACCTGACTGAGCTTCTCCAGGCCAGTGACGATAAACTGTCCTCcctgactgaagagagaaacgAGCTGAAGACGAATCTCAGTGAAATTAACAAAGAGCTGAATAGGTTTCAGAGTTTGTgcaggcagggtaagtgtagGTCATAACACACATGGCACAAGATACCTCAAAACCAACAGAAGAAAGTGCTGCAAACACAATAATCAGTTCAAGATAAGAGTCCCTGtcatgtgttttcacagtgaacTGAAGTTTTCTCGAAGACAGAGGTTGCGTTGGTACATTCTGTGTTCatgttcttctgtgtttattctttaaGGTTGTAACCTTATCATCTAATTTGCATTGAAGTGGGTTTTGTTGTGaattatataaatgaactgaattgaactaAATGTTAATAATCTACCAttaacatattaatatattttatttaatttcaaatagTGTTGTGAGTCATGAACCAAAAGTGACCTCTGATTTACCTCACGCAGTCTTTCTTTGGAAGGAGATGGAGTTTTGTCTTGTCTGACATTTGATGTCTGTTTTCTTATGTTCCAGATAAAACTTGTCCTGCAGGATGGACAAAGTTCGGGTTTTCCTGttatttcctctccactgagTCTGGTTCTTGGACAATAGGTAGAGAGGACTGCAGAACCAGAGGAACAGATCTGGTGGTTATAGACAGCAACTCAGAACAGGTGAAGAGTGTTTTTGAGACACTGgaagaaattaattattttccatCATATCATGAATGGAACATTTCACAGGTTGTGTGGATATTGCAGGTATAATTTGTCATTGGTTATTTCCAAACgtatgtatttttactttgagtttgagtttttcCATTGTTTAAAATGAACAGATCTTCATCTCTGGatttatcaaagtaaaaatgtatgtattatctgtctgtgtacactcatacatgtacatgtgatgtggtttaaactttattttatttctgtgaacCAGACTTTTGTCTCCAAATTCACCAATGTGGACACTTGGATTGGTTTGAGTGACAGAGACAACGAAGGAAGCTGGAAATGGGTCGATGGAACTCCACTGATTCTAAAGTATGATTGAAATGTTATTTACCTGTTTTGAATCCAAATCTTTTATATAATGTGTATCTGGAATTACCaacacaactgaaacacagGAGTTTACATAAAGAGATCATAACAGGTTCAAATagattttgaaaaaacaaaccctgAGTGACAGAGAGTCAATTAGACAGAGATTTGTACCACAAACGAAAAATCAACAACctaaaacagagcaaagaacaaacacacacacacacacacacacacacacaatatgagatttaaatttaaaatgtaaaaattttaaatttaacagtGTTAccattattaataaattatatatacattatgCATATAAAGTGTTACTGAGCAACTGTGTTTATGTCAGATCTTTAcagtttcttctttattttgttgtttgtctgttttggtCAGTAACTGGTGGAACAACCAGCCTGATAATGGTGGTGGAAGTTCATTGACTGGTGATGAGGACTGTGCACATATCAGATCTGACTCTGAGTGGAATGACCTGCCCTGTGAAAAATCTCTGCAGTGGATCTGTGAGAAAATGTTGTAACACAGGtgaaagttaattaaaatattattttacaaaccTGGGTTCATTAATTTTTTTACGATTACCGCCCTCTGTGTGCTCCCTGTTCTTGTCTACCAGCAGATGTGCCCAGTTTGTCTCCTGCCTCCTTTGAATTGATTAAGTATTTTCTCATGTAAAAGTGaagctttaattaaatatacaatacagCAATCTTACTCAAGTTGATTGTccttgttttatatttctatagTAAACATGCTTCATATTACATCATGTATGAACCTGTCAAATTATTGTTAACTATGCAGTATTCTGATTTCAATGAGTCTGTGCAGAGCATTCACACATCATGGTGCTTTTTCAAACCACATTATGGAAATAACACGGTAAACATGTTATTTCCATATTTCCATCTGTGGTTACCTGCAGTCCAGTCTCTACCACATATTTTCATGTTACTCTATAAACACAGCTCACTGATAGACttccccaagaggatcaataaagtcattatcattatcattagaTACATATGATGATGTTTCATGTagatattattttaaacaaattgaAGTCCCTCTGTTTATATAAATAgtttaatacaataattaaatactttgtttgctctgtgtgtgtgagttcctCTTAAGTGAGATGATTAGTGACTAACGTAACAACTCTCACTGTTTGTGTAACGTGCATGGTTTGTACACATGACTTCCTGCTaaagttgaaaagaaaaaaaatcaacatacagtagcttttatcatttacatgtagcTCAGCTTTCTCTGCAAGTGATCTTCATAAAACATGGAGGAGACTTATGCAAATTCTTACTCTGACAAATTGATTGGACATTCAAAAGCTTCAAAGAATCAGTCAGGTAATTTTATTAGACTGAACTGTCACTAAATGTCTTTATTACTGTTGTATCATTAGTTATATTCTCTGCTCTTTCCTCTGTTCAGGTTCCAGGAGATTTCATGgagctgtttttgtctgtctggtgctgctgagtgttttcctgctgattGGACTCATCAGCCTCggtgtccactgtgagtctggttCATGTTCAGATCACTTTGTTAGGAAGGATGTCACATATCAAAGTGTTGTTTGAAGTTGGAAATTTAAAACCTTTGGCCTCTGAGTTACTAAAGGTTTACTAAATCACTAATGTTGCGATGAGACAAATCAAATGAGAAATGAGCAAAATCCTGCACACTGTGGATTTTTCACCTATGCGttcataaatatgcaaagtgtGGCACTTTTGTCAGAATGTGAAATAtatagtgaaaagaaaatgtgaatagaGACCTAACGTGATATATGAAGCCTGGAAACTATTTGCTGTGCGTGAATTTCAAATGCAGCTTCAATCTGCATGTGTTctgaaaaaaatgcaaatataaattaACTCTGGTGTGAGCTGAATCAGAAACCCAACAACAGATCTGTCTTATTCTAAAGAAAGACCAGTAGTTGTGTAGTGTCGGAGCAGTCTGCAGAGCGAAGCACTGGACATCAATGGGGAAATAAATAAGTACAGTAGTGACAACAGTATATTGCACTGGGTTTGTGAGCTAGTCAAGGATCCACTCCACCAGGTCCAGGCCGGGAGGTAAACTAGCTAAATAGTGAGGGTGTAACAAACATATATATCCCGCCATCAGCAACTGCCGATGTAGTGTGTGATGTCTTTCACTCTGTCACTATTAGACTCCAGAATCAACATCCAAATGCTTTGGCAGTGTGTTTACTGCCCACCAGAGAGAATACAACTTTGGATTATCTGTATCGTGAAGGATTCATACATCTCCACTACGTCTTGAGGAAGTTTAAGTCCTTTAATgagtgcaacaagatgctgtaaatcttttaccagtctgttgaAGCCAGTGctattttctttgctgctgtctgctggggcagcagcatcagatccagggacaacaacaaactgaacaaactgatcaggaaggcTGGCTCAGTGCTGGGAATTCACAATTCAACAGCGGATGTTGAGAGGATGATGGTGAACAAACTGTTAAACATCATGGAGAGtagctcacatcctctccacatcCTGCTGGTCACTGTGGAGATGATTTAGTCAGaaacttctccagctccagtgtGATAAGTAAAGgaacaggaagtcattcctgccaacagccatcaccctCTATTACGACTATATTAGTACAGTAAAGAGCTCTGCTCCAACTGAGCCAAAACATCTAGTGACATACAAAGAACATAGACTGAAGAAACACTCTTCACAGAACATCAAGGTTTCTACCACAATATTTAGACTATATTATTGCAAGCATAAAAGATTCCAGATGTTCATCATCAAAGTGACGTTTTTGCAGAACAAAagtcataaaacattttcaaaatctCTGACACTTGTGCACAGATGGCTACTGTTAGGTTGCAAATGAGACATTAAGGAATGGGTCCATAACTAGTGTTTGTCACTTGTGCTATTATAGTTGTTATtattaagaaaaatataaacacattgttTGGTAAATGATCCAATTTTGGAGCTGTCAGGTGAGCTACAGGCCACGGCACCATGAGGGGCATACAATCACCTCCACCTTGTTTGCAGCTGTTGTTCCTCATGTAATTTTTCTTAGGTTTCCCACACATGCtcacaaatgaaacactggatTATTGAGATTTCAGTTCAGTGCTTACTATTTGaggtctttttccttttttgttcttgtttttgtttttccagctgtttttctctctatcCTCTTTCCCCTTACCCCACCCGGTTGAGGCAGACAGCCGTCGAGACTGAGCTtgtctaaataataaataatttttgcATGTTAGAATATTTCAATTAAAGACCAACCtcaatgaaatgactgaagagagaaaccAGCTGAAGACCAACctcactgaaatgactgaagagagaaaccAGCTGAAGACCAACCTCagtgaaatgactgaagagagagaccagctgaAGACCAGCctcactgaaatgactgaagagcacAACAGGCTCCTATGTTTGTTTAGACTCAGTGAGTAGAAGAAGGACAGAAGGCAGACAGGACTGTAGAACCAGAGGAGCAGATCTGGTTGTTATAGACAGTGATGAAGAacaggtgcagtgtgtgtccatgtttgtgTGACTTAACGAGGATTATTAAATTCAGAGGAGGATTTAGTTGGCTAGTTTGGATATTTGCattaagatttagttttttttgttaaacacagTGTAACTATTTCTTTTAGAGTGCACTAATTACTAAACCagttaaataaatggaaatgttcTAATGTAATGGGAATCCTCATATGTAATAGTTACAGACAACACACAgtggaaatatttatattttatatttctttgcTTTGAAACAGACATTCCTCTCTAACCTCCCCAAAGCAGAAATGTGGAGTTGGATTGATTTGACTGATGGAGAACATGAGAACACCTGGAAATGGATTGATGGGACTCCACTGACTCTAAGGTTGaacttaaatgtgttttatctgcaTTATAAACTACAGATAAGAAATGAgactacaaataaataaataattttttagaATCCTTTTTCTAGATAGAAGTGTACTGAATGAAGTGAAACACAGTAGTTGTGTTTATTGGGTTCACTCTTGTTGTATTATCTGTTAGTTACTGGGATCAAAATCAATCCTTCCAATGGATCTGTGAGAAAAAAGCTTAGTGCTGGTGTTCCCATATAGtttgtcagttgtttttttgtccactGTAGTATGTAGTTTTTCgttgctactttgtatttcttgtttgtGAGTTCGTTTGTGTTCATATCTTGTTTTGTGGTAGTGTGTTGGTTTCtagtttgtcttttgcctgtgtttccacagtgttttcagttgttactttgtgagTCAGGTTATGGTTTTCGTTTGTGCTTTACCACCGTGTTTTGGGTAtgttttagttgatactttgttagtgtttattagttccctgtgtcccctgccctttttgtaataaatatccttttgttcttatCCGATTGGTCCCTGTCCGTCCCTGGttgtaacagaacaaaccagccaagCAGCGACCATGGAATCACTACGTTCCGCCATTGGTCgcctccctcttcctccctgtccttattttgtgtgttatgGGGGCCTGGGTGAGATACTCGAGGAGGAGTATTTAGACTTGTTTTGTAGCCCTGAGCACTTGGTTGGTTGGCTGGACTCCGAAGCAGGTCTGGAGTGTTATGAGGCTCTTCACAGGTTAGCAATCAAGACCTTTGAGAAGAAGGAATACTTGATGACATATCCAGAGTTTCAGTGTCTTAAATACACTGTCATGGCTGCTCTGAGTTCCTTCAAGCAAGGGTTTTGCTTGGCTGCCCTGCCTAGCCAGCACcatttgctctcctcctccagtactccccggtccccGGCActtgttagtcctgcagctactgctgcttt
This Anabas testudineus chromosome 21, fAnaTes1.2, whole genome shotgun sequence DNA region includes the following protein-coding sequences:
- the LOC113173456 gene encoding CD209 antigen-like protein E yields the protein MENIYSNIKPSKSVDPRSSTNQTGPESSVRRPYRAVVLCVVLLSVFLLAGLISLDVHYYNSVHAAAAELSIFKANLTELLQASDDKLSSLTEERNELKTNLSEINKELNRFQSLCRQDKTCPAGWTKFGFSCYFLSTESGSWTIGREDCRTRGTDLVVIDSNSEQTFVSKFTNVDTWIGLSDRDNEGSWKWVDGTPLILNNWWNNQPDNGGGSSLTGDEDCAHIRSDSEWNDLPCEKSLQWICEKML